CCGGACACCGCCACCCGGGTCCGCCAGGACGCCCGGGCGGCCCGGCACAGGTTGAATTAGGCTCGGCTCGCCTCCGGGGCGCTTCGATCCGGTGCCGACGGTCGTCGCTTCGTCGGTCGCTCCGCTCCCTCCCGCGCTCCTCCCTTACGGCACCGGCGCGCCCCTTCGGGTCGCTCGCGGGCCTGCCCTCCCGCAGGTCACAAACCTGCGGGGTGACCCGAACGTGGGGCCGGCCCCCCGCAGGTCACAAACCTGCGGGGTCGCCCTTGCACGGGGTGCGGACACCGGCACCGGCGCGCCCCTTCGGCTCGCTCGCGGCCGTGGCCTCCCGCCGGTCAACGATCTGCGGGGTGACCCGAACGCGGGGCCGGCCTCCCGCAGGTCACCGTTTGCGGGTCGGGGTGTTCGGCCCGGGTGGGGTCAGAGCCAGCCCTTCTCCCGGGCGATGCGGACTGCCTCCGCGCGGTTGCGGGCGTCGGTCTTCTGGATCGCCATCGAGAGGTAGTTGCGGACCGTCCCCTCCGACAGGTGCAGGCGGCCGGCGATCTCGGCGTTCACCGCGCCGTCCGCGGCGGCGGCGAGGACGTCCCGCTCCCGGACGGTGAGCGGGTTGGCGCCCTCGGCCAGGGCGGCAGCGGCCAGGGCCGGGTCGATCACCCGCTCGCCGCGCAGCACCCGGCGGATCGCCTCGGCGAGCTCGGCGGCCGGGGCGTCCTTCACCAGGAAGGCGTCGGCGCCGGCCTCCATCGCGCGGCGCAGGTAGCCCGGGCGGCCGAAGGTGGTCGCGATCACGATCTTCGTCTGCGGGCGCCGGGCG
The sequence above is a segment of the Kitasatospora sp. NBC_00240 genome. Coding sequences within it:
- a CDS encoding response regulator transcription factor: MSENQTGGQSVRVLLAEDQGMVREALAALLGLEGDIDVVAQVARGDEVVDAAVAHEVQVAVLDIEMPGMTGIEAAALLRARRPQTKIVIATTFGRPGYLRRAMEAGADAFLVKDAPAAELAEAIRRVLRGERVIDPALAAAALAEGANPLTVRERDVLAAAADGAVNAEIAGRLHLSEGTVRNYLSMAIQKTDARNRAEAVRIAREKGWL